Within Spinacia oleracea cultivar Varoflay chromosome 4, BTI_SOV_V1, whole genome shotgun sequence, the genomic segment AGTGGGTCGGTTCTGCAACTTCTTACATCCTGGTGCTTCGACTGGTTCGTACATGGATGTTGGCCACTGTTGAGGACCATTCAGAGGCTCTAAAGGAAACAAATAAGCTTTCAGATATGTTTCCTTTGAATACCAGTGAGAAACATAATGTTCTGGATGTTCCATCGCCTTCCATATTGCTGTAACAGCATGGTTGCAAGGCACGCCACTTAGTTGCCAAGCATTGCAACTGCATGTTCTGTCGAGTAAACTAACAACATACCTAACTTGAGTTGCTCCTTCTCTAACACCATAAGAAAAATGTCCATCCCAGAAAGCTAGCCATCTTCGGGCATCAAGCTTCTCTTTCTCTAGCCTTTTCTGAATTCTAGGACAGATTATTATATCCTTGTTGGCAATGAAGTCCCTTTTCTTATGAAGTCTTTCCATCAGTGACTCCCTTATGTCTTCGAGCATTGTTACAATTGGCTTGTGCCTCGAGGACAAGATATACGCATTAAAAACTTCATTCATATTGTTATCAATACAATCACATTCAGATTGTGATGTGAAAAAGGCCCTAATCCATTTCGTATGATTCCTTTTTAGTAGATCATCACCTGCTTCAACTTTGATAGCTTTAAAGAGATCCATGTTTGCATTGAAATCATTCATCGTTGTGCTCTTTGCTATTTTCCAGAAACCTCTTTTGTACTCCAACCCACCACCATATACTTGTCTGAAATTGCAGTACACGTGCCTTGCACACACTCTTGTTTCAGCTGTTGGCCACACAATGGTTATAACCTTCAATAATCCTTTTTGTTGATCTGACATAATTGTGTAACCCTTGCCATCATGGGTATCCAGATCATCTTCAAGTAATTGCAAAAACCAACCCCAACTATCTGTATCCTCAACCTCTACACAAGCCCAAGCAATATGGTACATCTGATTATTACCATCCCGTCCCACGGTAACGAGAAGTTGGCCCCCAAATGGACCTTTAAGAAAGCAACCATTAATCCCGAAAAACTTTCTACAACCAGCAAGAAATCCTTTCTTTATAGCATCAAAACAGATGTATAATCTTTCAAACACATTATTATTCAACTTAAACTTAATCGTGTTCCTCGGATTTGATCGCTTAATTTCCGCTGCATACCTGTACAACAATGAATATTGCTCTCTGTACTCTCCAAGTATGAGATTTTGAGCTTTCCTCCTAGCCTTTAAAGCCATCCACAAAGATACCCTTATACCATGCTCCGTCCAAATTGTCTCGACTATTTATCTACATCTCAAATAAGGGTTTACTTTGAACTTGTTGTGATATGTTTTAGCAATCCAGACAGCTCTCATCTTCTTCAATGTTGCTAATCTACCACAATTATGTACTGGAATAAAAGTTTTAACAACCAGATTACCTTGCCCTCGATGACAGGAAGCCCATATGTAGAAAGGACACTTGTTAGCACTACACCTAGCTCCTATTTTCTTGGCATCATTCTTTGTGCAGCGAACATCCCTGCCTGTACGCACACAGTAGTTGGTAATAGCTTTCCTAAACTCGATTGCATTTTCAAACTCCATACCTAGGAAGAAATGATTGTCATCACATGCCCTAAGGGTAAGCATATGATTTGAATGAGTTATCAGTTTAGATTTCTTCTTAGGTGGCTGTTGAGGAATAAGAAATCCGCACTCTTCATCGTCTGAGTTCACAGGGCTATCAAGCTCACTGGAATATCCTCCATTTCTCAATTTCTACagtaaataacaaaaataaagtaTTAGAAGGTGGTAAACCATAATACATTATATAACTTGATAATTAAAGAGAGTAAACACGCAAACATGATCGTTCAGGTTTAGGTCAACTTAGTTAAATTTAGGTAAAACCAAAAAACTTAGGTCAATATAGGTCAATGTTAACCTAACTTGATCAGTTTAGTAAATTTAGGTAAAACCggtcaactaaggtcaatttaggtAATTTTTGGTCAAAACCGATCAACTTAGGTCAATTTAGGCCAACTTGATCGTTTTCCTTAGTTTAAGTCAAAACCGATCAGCTTAGGTCAATTAAGGTAAAACTTGATCATTTTCCTAAATTTAAGTCAATAAAGACTAAGTTGGTAAATTTAGGTAAAACCggtcaactaaggtcaatttaggtAATTTTTGGTCAAAAAAGATCAACTTAGGTCAATTTAAGTCAAACATGATCGTTTTCCTAAATTTAAGTCAAAACCGATCAACTTGGATCAATTTAAGTCAAACTTGATCATTTTCCTAAATTTAAGTTAAAAAAGATCAACTTAGGTCAATTTAGGCCAAAATTGATCGTTTCCTTAATATAAGTCAAAACCGATCAACTAAGGCTTATTTAAGTCAAACTTGACCGTTTTCCTAAATTTAAGTCAAAACCGATCAACTGTAAGCAAGTTCATCAAACTTGTTGCCATCAAGTCGCTCTACTGTAAGCAAGAACATCAAACTTGCTGCAATGAATATCTGAAGTCCATAATTTTTCATTCCAGTTTCAGTTTATGTAAAAGTATTCTATTAGGTGAAGATCAGCGGCTCTCTCTTAAGTGAGTTCTATTTTTCACTTTTTACGCGCTAGGTTAATTGTACAGTACAATACCTACGGGGGCACACTACAGTTTTTGAATCATATGTTTGACCACCTGAAACATGCCAATGGATGTGCTTCAGGGAGAGCATATTTGTCCCAGTCTGCTAATTTCCTAAGGCTCTTCCTACCGGTAGTCAGCATTTCAGTTTCTGAAATCAAATGTAAAAGCCAATGCGCTTGCTAATTTATCAAATACCTTAAGTTTACATAGTCTACCTACTCCCTACAAACCTACGAACCCATTTGCCATTTCGCCATTAAAGTCTGCTAATCTACTATGTTATCTTCTACTAATAACTAGTTGTCAAACATCATTATGGCCTAAGTATCTGATATGATACATTTGGATGCCAAAACTGGTGACTCTGTCAATTTTTCATGCACACTTGACAAATGGTAATAGCTAATTCCCCGGTTTCAGTCCATAATTTTTCATTCCAGTTTCAGTCTATGTACAAGATACAATGTGAACAAATCAGTTGGTAATTAACAAGCATTTACAAAAAGAAACAAGGATCCATatccaataaaaaaattcatatcATATTCAACTAAAAGCTCCAACAAAGTGCTATAACAGGTTTAGTTACTTAGTAGTTCAGATATGCAAAATTGAATCAGTTATATAAAAATCGATAACGAAAGATTTAGATAATAATAACCGACATATTTCATTAATAATCATCAAAGTACAATCTAATGTTTAATAATGTCAAACCTATGACATTGTGTCACAAATGACCTTCACAATGTCACCCGAACTTTGACATCCAAAACAACTACCTCCTACAACTACCAACAACAACTACAACTAACTGATGCAACTACAAATCTGCAATCTCACAACTAACTGTTGCAACCTAAACTAATTCATCAAAAACAAACTATCAAGGTTGCTGATGCTACCAGCAATCAATCCACCAAAAACCAATCCAAAGTACCAACTTCATCCTACTGTTGCTGCTTCATAATATCGTTCTGCCAATGTCACAACCTCCTCCAATGATGGCAAGTCTGACAACAAACCTTCTGATCCTCATAGGGAAGCTTGGGGAACACGAACACGCACATCAATTCCTCAAGGCAGAACACGAGGTTTTCTCCAGCTAATCCAGACATGGTTCCTAAAGACAGACCAGACATCTAGGTTAGAAAAATTATAGATTATAGGAATTTTGGTGAAACTAAATGAATTATAAGCACATACTAAGCTACTGCAATTCCCCTCTGTTCTACCCCTTTCCCCTGTTCTTCAAGTATACACAAACCACTCAAACCCTAACTCGTCTGATGTGCGAATCACACAACTACGCACATTATCTATGCAAATTAAACAATTTCGAATATAGTCAAAGCAAATACAACACATAATTTCAActtcaaaaattaaaatttcatttttttttgaaaaccctaaaccctaacatATGAAATCGAATCATGTCAGAATTTTACAAGAAAAACATAAAAGGAACGAAATTGGAAGTTTGTACCTTGAGAATGTGGACTAATTGCTCTGAATTTCGTTGTTTGGGGGCAAGAATCTACCTCTGACTTGGAGTAATTGAGAGATGAAGAATTTCTTTGACTTGAATGAACACaggaaagagaagaagaagatgaatgtTTGGCGCAAAAACGAGTCCTTCATTTAGTTAAGTATTGCAAGGAcgcgttttttatttttttcacccATTTGCTGATGACACGTGTAAGGGTTCTATTGGTTTCTTATTTATTTGCACCGAATGATACGTTGACACGTGTAAGGGACTAACCTTTTAACCATGGGGACTAACCTTTTAACCATGGGGACTAAACTTTCAGAATTATGGCCGGAATATTCTTTTCGGGTCCTCAACGGTGAAAAAAAAAGTTTGGGTCCTTAACGATGAAAAACTCAAAAGGTGAGACCCCATTCATAATCTTAACTCTTGGTTTTTCCTTGTAGCAATCACCAAcatccactagtggaaaaagggtcatttgcatcgcacatttaAGTGCATTTGCGTCGcatattgtgcgtggcaaaagctctcgacgcaaatgactaaaagagAGGTTTTGACTGTTGAGGTTTCAAGCTTTGGAATGAAGGGgctgagagagaaagagaggtatGGAGGAAGGTAGGCGGAACATGTGTGAATGGAAAAAAAGGTAAATTGAAAAAAGAATTTCAACTACTAACTCCGTGCGTCGCAGAATAATAAATCAGCGACGCATTTAACTGAATATATTTCTATCTGTCAACTGCGTCGCTGGTttattaatctgcgacgcaaaattaattaatattgcgtcgcagtttaataaATCAACGACGCAATTGACTTACTTTAAAGATAATCAGTAATTTGCGTCGCTCAaaattaaactgcgacgcagATGATCAAATTTCAGACAAAAATTCAACTATTGTGTCGCGTGTTTAAAAGTGTGACGCAAATACGGCGATGCATATGAAGAGTTTTCCACTAGTGATCTTTCCATTGATGTCCCTAATAAACAACCCCCAAACCCACATTTACCCCTTCCACTACATGTGCATCTGTATTGACCTTGCTTCAAAAAGGTTTTTATTACGGCAATGCCAATAATTAGTAGACAATAAGTAAACAAAAAATACGGATTAATTAGtagataattaaaaaaaaagataataagtagataataaataataattagtagataatagataatatataataaataatagataataagtaaacaaaaaatagataataaataataataataattagtaaataataaataataaataatac encodes:
- the LOC110798497 gene encoding uncharacterized protein, which gives rise to MALKARRKAQNLILGEYREQYSLLYRYAAEIKRSNPRNTIKFKLNNNVFERLYICFDAIKKGFLAGCRKFFGINGCFLKGPFGGQLLVTVGRDGNNQMYHIAWACVEVEDTDSWGWFLQLLEDDLDTHDGKGYTIMSDQQKGLLKVITIVWPTAETRVCARHVYCNFRQVYGGGLEYKRGFWKIAKSTTMNDFNANMDLFKAIKVEAGDDLLKRNHTKWIRAFFTSQSECDCIDNNMNEVFNAYILSSRHKPIVTMLEDIRESLMERLHKKRDFIANKDIIICPRIQKRLEKEKLDARRWLAFWDGHFSYGVREGATQVRYVVSLLDRTCSCNAWQLSGVPCNHAVTAIWKAMEHPEHYVSHWYSKETYLKAYLFPLEPLNGPQQWPTSMYEPVEAPGCKKLQNRPTVKRKPSVGENVQDNIKLSKKGLPHKCSNCGEVGHNKRKCSMPLKVPTGPPIPKKTATKKTTTTTTQSARAETAACQAEEGFSVAPKTEETN